A genomic stretch from Schistosoma haematobium chromosome 4, whole genome shotgun sequence includes:
- a CDS encoding hypothetical protein (EggNog:ENOG41KOG2556~COG:M,V~MEROPS:MER0011819) — translation MLKFAQVAIKYWEEALTVKKPGSGKQLAKRYCESGYYRTVTANNSIVCYKSKCKRDVLCGGVKIPDQYVGECYQLKNNRLHRSYRNGSGIPSDGYVLFVDAINTITCYGGAAAYASSCLMDEETDRPILGFINVCPGNMGVHYPEDRISIGVFLHEIGHALGFSSYNFAFMRFPNGTPRTPRDETRKPKYRDKYGHYIPSINTIQKITRRWRSAAGWFTKDFYAFVTPKILNAAKKHFNCEQLDGADLENQYQTGPIGSHWEGRTYSSEIMAGRIQIDYSVSRVTLSFFEDSGWYTVDYSKAMKWEYGRQLGCDFSMKSCLDYAQIRRQHGRKIIPFCDTVNEARCRDAFSYGRCIIVRYGTPVPKEDRFFSKAPFDTEYPPEYFGGNDPFTDYCPTMAVS, via the exons atgctg AAATTTGCACAAGTAGCAATAAAGTATTGGGAAGAAGCATTGACAGTCAAGAAACCTGGAAGTGGAAAACAACTAGCAAAAAG GTATTGTGAAAGTGGATACTATCGCACAGTTACTGCAAATAATTCCATAGTCTGTTACAAGTCGAAGTGTAAACGCGATGTTCTGTGCGGAGGGGTGAAAATTCCAGATCAGTATGTAGGG GAATGTTATCAATTAAAAAATAACCGATTGCATAGATCTTACAGAAATGGAAGTGGAATACCATCTGACGGTTATGTCCTATTTGTTGATGCTATAAATACAATTACCTGTTATGGTGGTGCAGCAGCATATGCATCATCATGCTTAATGGATGAGGAAACAGATAG GCCAATTCTTGGATTTATAAATGTTTGCCCAGGAAATATGGGAGTCCATTATCCTGAAGATAGAATATCAATTGGAGTTTTCCTACATGAAATTGGTCATGCACTT GGATTTTCATCATACAACTTCGCTTTTATGCGCTTTCCAAATGGGACACCTCGAACTCCCAGGGACGAAACACGTAAGCCAAAGTACAGAGATAAATATGGACATTATATTCCGAG TATCAACACTATCCAAAAGATCACAAGAAGATGGAGAAGTGCGGCAGGATGGTTTACAAAAGACTTTTATGCTTTCGTTACTCCTAAAATCCTG AACGCTGCGAAAAAACATTTCAATTGTGAACAGTTAGATGGAGCAGATTTGGAAAATCAATACCAAACTGGACCGATAGGATCGCATTGGGAGGGAAGAACATATTCA AGCGAAATAATGGCTGGAAGAATACAAATTGATTACTCTGTATCGCGTGTTACTCTTAGCTTCTTTGAGGATTCGGG TTGGTACACTGTTGATTACTCAAAAGCAATGAAATGGGAATATGGTAGACAATTAGGATGTGACTTTAGCATGAAAAGTTGCCTCGACTATGCTCAAATTAGACGACAACA CGGCAGGAAAATTATCCCATTCTGTGACACTGTCAATGAAGCAAGATGTCGGGATGCATTCTCATATGGAAGATGTATTATTGTGAGGTATGGAACCCCAGTTCCTAAAGAAGATCGGTTCTTCTCCAAAGCCCCATTTGACACTGAATATCCTCCTGAATATTTCGGTGGGAATGATCCATTTACAGACTATTGTCCAACAATGGCTGTAAGTTGA